A genomic region of Aspergillus oryzae RIB40 DNA, chromosome 1 contains the following coding sequences:
- a CDS encoding uncharacterized protein (DNA helicase TIP49, TBP-interacting protein): protein MAAQISTVAETKELRGLNLIAAHSHIRGLGVDADSLQPRTSSQGLVGQEKARKAAAVILQMVKEGKIAGRAVLIAGPPSTGKTALAMGMAQSLGSDVPFTMLASSEIFSMEMSKTEALTQAFRKSIGVRIKEESEIIEGEVVEIQIDRSVTGAREHVRADTLRVTNKGNSPSKPPTWRQSTTWALR from the exons ATGGCTGCG CAAATCTCGACTGTCGCGGAGACCAAGGAACTCCGTGGCTTGAACCTCATCGCTGCCCATTCGCATATTAGAGGACTTGGTGTCGATGCCGATTCTTTACAACCTAGGACCTCATCGCAGGGCCTTGTGGGTCAGGAGAAAGCGCGAAAGGCCGCCGCCGTAATCTTGCAGATGGTCAAAGAAGGCAAGATCGCTGGCCGCGCAGTCTTAATTGCAGGGCCTCCCAGCACAGGTAAAACAGCACTTGCCATGGGGATGGCACAATCTCTTGGCTCCGATGTCCCCTTCACAATGCTAGCTTCTTCAGAGATCTTTTCAATGGAAATGTCGAAAACCGAAGCACTCACTCAAGCTTTCCGAAAGTCCATTGGTGTTCggatcaaggaagaaagtgAGATCATCGAAGGTGAAGTGGTGGAGATTCAGATTGACAGGAGCGTCACTGGT GCGAGAGAACATGTCCGTGCTGATACGCTCAGGGTAACAAACAAGGGAAACTCACCATCAAAACCACCGACATGGAGACAATCTACGACATGGGCACTAAGATGA
- a CDS encoding putative alpha/beta hydrolase (predicted alpha/beta hydrolase) — MSSHCLPSLTHARKGFILFLVFGPEKDETSQSPIVFLHGLFGSKQNNRSISKALARDLKREVFILDLRNHGQSFHSKEHTYSAMAEDVVNFIHQQKLNKCVLIGHSMGAKTAMTVALDSPNLISALIPVDNAPVNAPLKSDFGKYVRGMQQIEAQNVAKQSDADKILKDYEESLPIRQFLLTNLVRGDHGAMKFRVPVSILGDALSEMANFPYAESSSATYDGPTLFVRGTKSRYVSDDTIPAIKKFFPKAQIADVEAGHWLISENPEAFRQKVVTFLQETP; from the exons ATGTCTAGCCATTGCTTACCCTCACTTACACATGCCCGAAAAGGTTTTATCTTGTTTCTC GTTTTCGGCCCTGAAAAAGACGAAACAAGTCAGAGTCCAATTGTTTTCCTGCACGGGCTCTTCGGCTCTAAGCAGAACAACAGGAGTATCAGCAA AGCGTTGGCACGTGATTTGAAGCGTGAGGTCTTTATCCTG GATCTCCGGAATCATGGCCAGTCTTTCCACTCCAAGGAGCACACGTACAGCGCGATGGCAGAAGATGtcgtcaacttcatccatcAGCAGAAGCTGAACAAGTGTGTCTTGATAGGTCATTCCAT GGGCGCAAAAACCGCGATGACGGTCGCACTCGACTCTCCCAATTTGATCTCGGCGCTTATCCCCGTCGACAACGCCCCGGTCAATGCTCCGCTGAAGAGTGACTTTGGCAAATACGTCCGAGGCATGCAACAGATCGAAGCCCAGAATGTAGCGAAGCAGTCTGATGCAGATAAGATTCTTAAAGATTATGAAGAA TCCCTTCCTATCCGCCAATTCCTCTTGACCAACCTAGTTCGTGGGGACCATGGAGCTATGAAGTTCCGTGTCCCTGTTTCGATCTTGGGAGACGCCTTGAGTGAAATGGCTAATTTTCCTTATGCTGAGTCTAGCTCCGCCACGTATGACGGTCCGACGCTGTTTGTTAGGGGCACAAAGAGCAGATACGTCAGTGACGATACAATCCCTGCGATTAAGAAATTCTTTCCCAAAGCCCAGATAGCCGATGTAGAAGCTGGGCACTGGCTCATTTCGGAAAATCCTGAAGCTTTTAGACAAA AGGTTGTTACATTTTTGCAAGAAACACCTTGA
- a CDS encoding uncharacterized protein (DNA helicase TIP49, TBP-interacting protein), with protein sequence MASNRGQARIRGTTYSSPHGLPLDFLDRVVIVSTQPYSADEIRQILAIRAQEEEIDLSPDALALLTKIGQESNLRYASNIITTSHLLSQKRKAKEVSIDDVQRSYRLFYDPARSVKFVNADQGNVTFSAAANGGDAMEIS encoded by the exons ATGGCCAGTAATCGCGGCCAAGCCCGCATTCGGGGGACAACCTACAGTTCTCCCCACGGACTGCCCCTGGATTTTCTTGACCGCGTGGTCATTGTGAGCACACAACCCTACTCGGCTGATGAGATCAGACAGATTCTGGCCATCAGAgctcaggaggaagagattgatCTCTCTCCGGACGCTTTAGCACTTCTGACGAAGATTGGCCAAGAATCAAACCTCAGATATGCCAGCAATATCATCACTACTTCTCACCTCCTGAGCCAAAAACGAAAGGCAAAAGAGGTCAGCATCGACGATGTTCAGCGCAGCTACCGACTATTCTATGACCCTGCTCGGAGCGTCAAGTTTGTGAATGC TGACCAAGGCAATGTAACCTTCTCTGCTGCAGCAAATGGAGGAGACGCTATGGAGATCTCATAG
- a CDS encoding GYF domain-containing protein (predicted protein), whose protein sequence is MSDFQPRPKRAGEDFTRTHQHSEDDPNEPSGKKARFDLRNPSALAPDALEDDAVLDADEIGRRGQKVRRKAVNLDGYDSDSDNEGFDARAEVLAKKKQKENAADDDDMFAELQEDFGAEEVDADDALRKNKKSVRFLRDDEIEGQVASSKGGGTLHADLTKGPNEIDDDEAESESDVADEDRARIDEDMDEELGAGSKKKHAPLLDAFNMRTEQEEGKFDDQGNYVRKAIDPDAVYDSWLDGVSKKDIRRAKEAAEKREADRKEKDRMDDSVLTGDALKTIITHLDRGETILEALARLGKGAQKKPKWQNKRNKNRSKQNGDTEDTEMTEDDPKEVARKQAIDAITGAADILMTRGQADIYDSERELLTRQYRRETGEDWVDPPSQDTDPVSSEQTPAMWEFRWSDARDGGIVHGPYDSATMESWKNAGYFGEGVEFRRTTDEDGWNAQASFVQ, encoded by the coding sequence ATGTCCGACTTTCAGCCACGCCCCAAGCGGGCTGGTGAAGACTTCACCCGCACACATCAACATTCCGAGGACGACCCAAATGAACCTTCTGGCAAGAAAGCTAGGTTTGATCTCCGGAACCCTTCTGCTCTTGCTCCGGATGCGCTCGAAGACGATGCAGTATTAGACGCGGACGAGATCGGTCGGCGCGGACAGAAAGTACGTCGCAAAGCTGTGAATCTTGACGGCTACGACTCGGATAGCGATAATGAAGGTTTTGATGCGCGAGCCGAGGTcctggcgaagaagaaacaaaaggaaaatgcggcagatgatgatgacatgtTTGCTGAGCTACAAGAAGACTTCGGCGCGGAAGAGGTCGACGCCGACGATGCTCtaaggaagaacaagaagtcTGTGCGATTTCTTCGAGACGACGAGATCGAAGGCCAGGTCGCGTCTTCCAAAGGTGGTGGCACATTACATGCAGACTTGACTAAAGGCCCCAATGAgatcgacgacgatgaagccGAAAGCGAGAGCGATGTCGCAGATGAAGACCGCGCAAGgattgatgaggatatggacGAGGAATTGGGTGCTgggtcaaagaaaaagcatgCGCCTTTACTTGATGCGTTCAATATGCGGACTGAGCAGGAGGAGGGCAAGTTTGATGACCAAGGAAATTATGTACGGAAGGCCATAGACCCTGATGCCGTCTACGATTCGTGGCTTGACGGGGTGtcaaagaaagatattcGGCGTGCCAAAGAAGCCgcggaaaaaagagaagccgacaggaaggagaaagatcgGATGGACGATAGTGTATTAACGGGAGACGCCTTGAAAACCATTATAACTCACCTTGATCGAGGCGAAACTATACTGGAAGCGTTGGCTAGGCTAGGAAAAGGGGCTCAGAAAAAACCCAAATGGCAAAACAAACGCAACAAGAACAGGTCGAAGCAGAATGGGGACACAGAGGATACGGAGATGACGGAGGATGACCCCAAAGAAGTCGCTCGCAAGCAAGCGATCGATGCGATCACGGGGGCAGCAGATATCCTCATGACTCGGGGCCAAGCGGACATCTATGATTCAGAACGCGAGCTACTCACTCGTCAGTATCGCCGTGAAACAGGTGAGGATTGGGTTGATCCCCCTTCACAAGATACAGACCCTGTCAGTAGCGAGCAGACCCCTGCAATGTGGGAATTCCGTTGGTCGGACGCCCGAGATGGTGGGATTGTTCACGGACCGTACGACAGTGCAACGATGGAGTCGTGGAAAAATGCCGGGTATTTCGGTGAGGGTGTCGAATTCCGAAGAACGACGGACGAGGATGGATGGAATGCTCAGGCCAGTTTTGTACAATAA
- a CDS encoding TMEM53 family protein (predicted protein), with protein sequence MSQPNTRENPLSAYTKLSPSIYIQEPQSQSESNGAPKTIILAFWMNAPPRALSKYVTEYTRLAPTARIIIILSSSKDFMTRSGKKAQEARLAPAVQALQAFFSSSSSSEEKTKDQEQVFVHMFSNGGVFSTISLLTTYRKTVGRPLRISSTILDSAPGVATVSGAMKAFSFALPGPWLLRLLSKVALWVFFVLGALVRRLVGMSDAVSVARKAMNDQRLVCGGEGGDSGKPRRCYIYSDADELVDWRDVERHAVEAEARGWVVTREKFLGSPHVSHMRADPERYWGIVKRYLLVGSG encoded by the coding sequence ATGTCGCAACCTAATACCCGGGAAAACCCCCTATCCGCATACACCAAACTATCCCCCTCAATCTATATCCAAGAACCCCAGTCGCAATCTGAAAGCAATGGCGCCCCCAAGACCATCATCCTAGCATTCTGGATGAATGCTCCCCCACGAGCCCTGTCCAAATACGTCACCGAATACACCCGCCTAGCACCCACAGCCcgaatcatcatcatcctaAGCTCCTCGAAGGACTTCATGACACGATCCGGCAAGAAGGCGCAAGAAGCGCGCCTCGCCCCAGCCGTCCAGGCTCTccaggccttcttctcctcatcttcctcatccgaAGAGAAAACCAAAGACCAAGAACAAGTGTTCGTGCACATGTTCTCCAACGGCGGCGTCTTCTCCACAATCAGTCTCCTGACCACTTACCGAAAGACCGTGGGCCGACCACTCCGCATCTCATCCACCATCTTGGACAGTGCGCCAGGCGTAGCGACGGTATCTGGCGCCATGAAGGCATTCTCGTTTGCGCTTCCGGGTCCGTGGCTTTTGCGCTTGCTTAGTAAGGTTGCGCTGTGGGTGTTTTTTGTGCTGGGGGCGCTTGTGCGCCGTCTTGTTGGGATGTCAGATGCTGTTAGTGTTGCGCGGAAGGCGATGAATGATCAGAGGCTGGTTtgtggtggtgagggtgggGATAGTGGGAAGCCCAGGCGGTGCTATATCTATTCGGATGCGGACGAGCTGGTGGATTGGAGGGATGTCGAGAGACATGCTGTTGAGGCGGAGGCGAGGGGCTGGGTGGTTACCAGGGAGAAGTTTCTAGGGTCGCCGCATGTTTCGCATATGAGAGCTGATCCGGAGAGGTATTGGGGCATTGTGAAGAGGTatttgttggtgggatcAGGGTGA
- a CDS encoding uncharacterized protein (predicted protein) — protein MSSEHTFTSNARDPRLNRPPPPYGTTSQDTQSRRFFTSPSASRQYEPRADAPGDQFVQRLSDLIQAAVKTASLTSEKEVIQKKQSTTEGLLKRTKAQQGFPSTTAFFQQTWNDEGGHLARIDGALKEHLSRYDQLEKVLKANWTSSIIAGPSLVDKYDQLKEEIETTKQDAKRSKDEAISLRDQNRSLEDTLKSLQARMTILEKSLENHGTSLSQQTKDQSSRLDEISLEFEKRLESVSTKVEESVSTKFHVEVDEWQKQRTALGTELESLRTCQKSFSVAIGKVDQTTKEQQQKISDIESLGQRLDMLDTRLGSVESTRTAPPAVTATNDSNVDKVSASHLQTKVESLENILKQLQGLQEMKDDLHFSEVEDLKKSLVQASEELVIVKNNCNVLSSEVKTLRELNPSTALQQVANLSGSLQSTQQLVETVRVGLHSLETRYNSLTTEPLARNMVVALQEMYPSASQLLEQYSGLKTVVDNLCQSQNTVIRQAQQEAALRLDEINKLRNDHASLSGSLAPLWEHYEQQKRQNPPPSHDDIGKLRVELQSLCTKFEESISKYDSQFRSQKQSDDRFLDGLREERNKLDSRLSQVASSLESLANDVEKVRSVNTGSLEKLANDIEKVRSVNTSNLERLANDVGEVRSVNTSSLAKVETHASDIKSLQDDLHELKKATSDRHQAFLDQLGDITKAHSAHDTNISSLLDRISELERSEKLRHKELHEQLDELKKAVEAKVFHPRAVSPIVVEDQAPNPTDDSPADPEEAARILNVAETNPGLALRERKKKKKRPRPSGLSEDEKTPTIARQESPRSLSSGASPFEQGASTENKRPKKKKKRKMASTEPIPLD, from the coding sequence ATGAGCTCCGAGCACACATTCACTTCCAATGCGCGCGACCCCCGCTTAAACAGACCACCGCCCCCTTATGGAACAACCTCGCAAGACACCCAATCGCGAAGGTTTTTCACATCCCCCAGTGCTTCACGGCAATATGAACCTCGGGCTGATGCTCCTGGTGATCAGTTCGTACAACGACTTTCCGATTTGATACAAGCCGCCGTAAAGACCGCTAGTCTAACatcggagaaggaagttatacagaagaagcaaagcacCACTGAAGGTCTTCTAAAGAGAACGAAAGCTCAGCAGGGTTTCCCTTCTACCACCGCTTTTTTCCAGCAAACATGGAACGACGAAGGCGGTCATCTAGCTCGTATAGATGGCGCGTTGAAGGAGCACCTGTCGCGCTACGATCAATTGGAGAAAGTATTGAAAGCAAACTGGACTTCATCTATAATCGCAGGACCTAGTCTAGTGGATAAATATGATCAactgaaagaagagatcgaaaCAACCAAGCAAGATGCTAAGCGTTCGAAAGACGAGGCCATTAGCCTTCGAGATCAAAACCGCTCTCTGGAGGACACGCTCAAGAGCCTCCAGGCGAGAATGACTATACTGGAGAAATCGCTCGAAAACCACGGAACGTCCCTGAGTCAGCAGACCAAAGACCAGTCCTCTCGCCTTGACGAAATCTCGTTGGAATTCGAGAAGCGCTTGGAAAGCGTTTCAACCAAAGTGGAAGAAAGCGTATCGACAAAGTTCCACGTAGAAGTGGATGAAtggcaaaagcaaagaacagCTTTGGGTACAGAATTGGAATCCCTGCGGACATGCCAGAAAAGCTTTTCGGTTGCTATCGGTAAAGTTGACCAGACGACCAAGGAGCAGCAACAGAAAATATCTGATATTGAATCACTGGGTCAAAGATTAGATATGCTTGATACCCGTCTTGGCTCTGTTGAATCTACGAGGACGGCACCTCCAGCAGTCACGGCAACAAATGACTCAAACGTGGATAAAGTTTCTGCATCTCACCTCCAAACAAAGGTTGAGAGCCTCGAAAACATACTTAAGCAATTGCAAGGTTTgcaggagatgaaggatgacTTGCACTTTTCGGAAGTGGAAGACTTAAAAAAGTCACTAGTGCAAGCGTCTGAGGAATTAGTGATCGTGAAGAACAATTGCAACGTGCTATCGAGCGAGGTGAAGACCTTGCGTGAATTAAATCCATCCACGGCCCTACAACAAGTTGCCAATTTGTCAGGGTCATTGCAAAGTACACAGCAGTTGGTGGAGACTGTTAGGGTTGGCTTGCATTCTCTGGAAACCAGATACAACAGCCTCACTACAGAGCCGTTGGCGAGGAACATGGTTGTCGCGCTGCAGGAGATGTACCCCTCTGCTAGTCAGTTACTGGAGCAATATTCCGGGTTGAAAACGGTCGTTGATAACCTGTGTCAAAGCCAAAACACTGTCATCAGGCAGGCCCAGCAGGAAGCAGCTTTGCGCCTTGATGAGATAAACAAGCTGAGAAACGACCATGCCAGTCTCTCAGGATCACTTGCACCTCTTTGGGAGCACTACGAGCAGCAAAAAAGGCAAAATCCGCCACCAAGCCATGATGACATCGGTAAATTGCGGGTTGAACTCCAGTCTTTATGTACAAAGTTTGAGGAGTCCATATCCAAATATGACTCCCAGTTTAGGTCACAGAAACAGTCTGACGATCGTTTCTTGGACGGTTTACGTGAAGAGCGTAACAAGCTCGATAGCCGTCTAAGCCAAGTGGCTAGCAGTCTGGAGAGCTTGGCCAATGATGTTGAAAAAGTGAGGTCTGTCAATACTGGCAGTCTGGAGAAGTTGGCCAATGATATTGAAAAGGTGAGGTCTGTCAATACTAGCAACCTGGAAAGGTTGGCCAATGATGTCGGAGAAGTAAGGTCTGTCAATACCAGCAGTCTTGCAAAAGTTGAAACGCATGCTAGTGACATTAAGTCGTTGCAAGATGACCTTCATGAACTCAAAAAAGCTACATCAGATCGACATCAAGCATTTCTTGATCAACTCGGCGATATTACGAAAGCGCACAGTGCGCATGATACTAACATTTCGTCACTGCTTGACCGTATCAGTGAACTTGAGCGGTCTGAAAAGCTTCGCCATAAAGAATTGCATGAACAGTTGGATGAACTTAAGAAAGCTGTGGAAGCCAAGGTGTTCCATCCTCGAGCAGTGTCCCCAATTGTCGTCGAAGATCAGGCTCCGAACCCCACAGATGATAGTCCTGCTGATCCAGAAGAGGCGGCCAGGATTTTGAACGTGGCTGAAACTAACCCTGGGCTCGCATTGCGggagcgaaagaagaaaaagaagagaccACGCCCTTCGGGTTTATCTGAGGATGAAAAAACTCCCACAATAGCTCGACAGGAATCTCCCAGATCGCTCTCATCCGGAGCATCTCCGTTTGAACAAGGGGCATCCACAGAGAACAAAcgaccaaagaagaagaaaaagcgcaaaaTGGCATCCACTGAACCGATACCCCTCGACTAA
- a CDS encoding polyubiquitin-binding protein UFD1 (ubiquitin fusion-degradation protein) — protein sequence MFSSNYYEDDPMDGVFSSSMLRHGGATRRFDEYYRCYPVAMMPGPERENVNHGGKVIMPPSALDKLTRLHITYPMLFELHNGARERLTHAGVLEFIAEEGKIYLPFWLMQTLLLEPGDLVQVKSTDLPPGQFIKLQAQSTSFLDISDPKAVLENAFRNFSCLTKGDVFTFAYNDQVYEMAVLETKPATNSNAISVLETDLEVDFAPPVGYEEPQRPSGTSTPRSGVSATKLPAGGLLHPHGTMAQSINYAAIAPESTDAAAGAKAVSSNFLIGGQRLNAKKGSKAPTPKASTPTPGATNPQHPPPVRRTNGPMPLRLPPNQLFFGYAIKPVQKRDESGQVVEDEKPRFQGSGQTLRGKKKDTGGSATPT from the exons ATG TTCAGCTCTAATTACTACGAGGATGATCCGATGGATGGCgtcttcagctcctccatgCTCCGCCATGGAGGAGCAACCCGCCGTTTCGACGAGTATTACCGCTGTTACCCCGTCGCCATGATGCCTGGCCCTGAGAGAGAGAACGTCAACCACGGCGGTAAAGTCATCATGCCACCCAGTGCGTTGGACAAGTTAACTCGGCTACATATCACATATCCTATGCTCTTCGAACTGCATAATGGTGCACGAGAAAGGTTGACTCACGCGGGTGTATTGGAGTTTATCGCTGAAGAGGGGAAAATTTATTTGCCTTTTTGG CTCATGCAgaccctcctcctcgaaccAGGCGACCTAGTACAGGTCAAATCGACCGATCTTCCTCCGGGCCAGTTCATCAAGCTTCAGGCCCAGTCAACGTCGTTTCTAGATATAAGCGATCCTAAGGCTGTGCTTGAGAATGCATTCCGCAACTTTTCATGTCTGACAAAGGGCGACGTCTTCACATTTGCCTACAATGATCAAGTCTATGAGATGGCGGTTTTGGAAACTAAGCCAGCCACCAATTCGAATGCCATTTCCGTCCTCGAAACAGACCTGGAAGTCGACTTTGCCCCTCCTGTAGGATACGAGGAGCCGCAACGCCCAAGTGGTACCAGTACTCCCCGCAGTGGTGTGAGCGCAACGAAGCTTCCGGCTGGCGGGTTACTTCATCCCCATGGAACCATGGCTCAATCAATTAACTATGCCGCCATTGCCCCTGAGTCTACTGACGCCGCCGCGGGGGCAAAAGCGGTGTCGTCAAACTTCCTTATCGGTGGACAGCGTCTGAATGCGAAAAAGGGAAGTAAGGCTCCAACTCCAAAggcctcaacaccaacacccgGAGCCACAAACCCTCAACACCCTCCTCCTGTCAGGCGGACCAACGGGCCAATGCCGCTCCGGCTCCCGCCTAATCAGTTATTCTTTGGATATGCAATCAAGCCCGTGCAGAAGCGTGACGAAAGCGGCCAGGTTGTCGAGGACGAGAAGCCCCGTTTTCAGGGAAGTGGTCAAACGTtaagagggaaaaagaaggataccGGAGGCTCTGCAACGCCCACTTAG